GAACCCGCACGCGCCGCTGTTCCGGAACATCCACCTGCGGGACATCACGGCCGACGGCGCCCCCATTGCGGTTCGCATCACCGGATTGGAAGACTCGCCCATTGAGCATGTGACCTTCACCGATCTCGACCTGCGCACGACCCGCGGCGTCATTGCCCGGCATGCGCGGAAACTCACGTTCACCGACGTGAACTTCACGGTCTCCACCGGACCGGTTTTCGAGTTTGACGACGTGACTGACGTCACCGTCGATGGCGCGCCCTACCCGGCCGAAGCCCCCTGATTCACCCTCCGGTCCGTCGCCGTGAAATCCACTCGACGGCCGCCCTCCAACGTCCATCTGCTGTCCCGGTGCCGAGCAAAGCCACCCTCCAGGATGTCGCCAACGCCGCCGGCGTGCACCGCACCACGGTGTCGCTCGCGCTGCGCGATCATCCGCGGATCCCGGCGGCCACCCGCGAGCGCGTTAAAGCCGTCGCCAACCAACTCGGCTATCGCATCAACCCCCTCGTTGCGGCGCTCATGCAGACCCGCCGCCTCGGCCGTCGTGATCGTCATGTGACCCTGGCCTTCGTGACCAGTTACCCGACCCGCTACGGCTGGCGCCCCACCCATCACGACCGGCCCAACTTTTTTCCCGGCGCCGCCCAACGCGCGCAGGAACTCGGCTACAAACTCGAAGACTTCTGGCTGGCCGAACCCGGCATGACCTCGGCCCGGTTCTGCCGCATTCTCGCTTCGCGCGGCATCAACGGATTGCTTATCGGTCGGCTGCCGCCCGGACTGCGTTCGCTGAACCTCGACTGGAACCGTTTCTCTTGTGTCGCTCTCGGACTCACGCTCCGCTCGCCGGTGCTGCATCATGTGACGGAAAACCACTTCGACACCGCCGCGCAGGCCATGCAGCGCTGCGTCGAGCGCGGTTATCGCCGCATCGGTTTTGTGTATTCAGAAGCCAATGACAGCCCGTCGGTGGGCGATCGTTGGCTGGGCGCC
This portion of the Actomonas aquatica genome encodes:
- a CDS encoding LacI family DNA-binding transcriptional regulator — translated: MPSKATLQDVANAAGVHRTTVSLALRDHPRIPAATRERVKAVANQLGYRINPLVAALMQTRRLGRRDRHVTLAFVTSYPTRYGWRPTHHDRPNFFPGAAQRAQELGYKLEDFWLAEPGMTSARFCRILASRGINGLLIGRLPPGLRSLNLDWNRFSCVALGLTLRSPVLHHVTENHFDTAAQAMQRCVERGYRRIGFVYSEANDSPSVGDRWLGAYLLHRNTVPKSRQLPVCPGDPTDEAKFAAWFRRHRPDAIIANHIPPLLPWLARLQVSVPDEVGLVGLESHSSVDCAGVRYDPAVVGALAVDMLVGLLHRNETGIPQSNQHEVLLTGVWHEGQTLPPRC